One Molothrus ater isolate BHLD 08-10-18 breed brown headed cowbird chromosome 4, BPBGC_Mater_1.1, whole genome shotgun sequence genomic window carries:
- the LOC118686687 gene encoding SWI/SNF-related matrix-associated actin-dependent regulator of chromatin subfamily A member 5 isoform X1: MSAGQPPPQPDEPPAPPLLPGANTSEAAGTGPPCAGGLAGGDIKMEESFDDASLAKQKEIQETDPTYEEKMQTDRANRFEYLLKQTELFAHFIQPAAQKTPTSPLKMKPGRPRIKKDEKQNLLSAGDYRHRRTEQEEDEELLTESSKTTNVCTRFEESPSYVKWGKLRDYQIRGLNWLISLYENGINGILADEMGLGKTLQTISLLGYMKHYRNIPGPHMVLVPKSTLQNWMNEFKRWVPTLRAVCLIGDKDQRAAFVRDVLLPGEWDVCVTSYEMLIKEKSVFKKFNWRYLVIDEAHRIKNEKSKLSEIVREFKTTNRLLLTGTPLQNNLHELWALLNFLLPDVFNSAEDFDSWFDTNNCLGDQKLVERLHMVLRPFLLRRIKADVEKSLPPKKEVKIYVGLSKMQREWYTRILMKDIDILNSAGKLDKMRLLNILMQLRKCCNHPYLFDGAEPGPPYTTDMHLVTNSGKMVVLDKLLPKLKEQGSRVLIFSQMTRVLDILEDYCMWRNYEYCRLDGQTPHNERQASINAFNDPDSSKFVFMLSTRAGGLGINLATADVVILYDSDWNPQVDLQAMDRAHRIGQTKTVRVFRFITDNTVEERIVERAEMKLRLDSIVIQQGRLVDQNLNKLGKDEMLQMIRHGATHVFASKDSEITDEDIDHILERGAKKTAEMNEKLSKMGESSLRNFTMDTESSVYNFEGEDYREKQKLAFTEWIEPPKRERKANYAVDAYFREALRVSEPKAPKAPRPPKQPNVQDFQFFPPRLFELLEKEILYYRKTIGYKVPRNPDLPNAAQAQKEEQLKIDEAEPLNDEELEEKEKLLTQGFTNWNKRDFNQFIKANEKWGRDDIENIAREVEGKTPEEVIEYSAVFWERCNELQDIEKIMAQIERGEARIQRRISIKKALDTKIGRYKAPFHQLRISYGTNKGKNYTEEEDRFLICMLHKLGFDKENVYDELRQCIRNSPQFRFDWFLKSRTAMELQRRCNTLITLIERENMELEEKEKAEKKKRGPKPSSAQKRKMDGTPDGRGRKKKLKL; the protein is encoded by the exons ATGTCCGCCGGgcagccgccgccgcagccGGACGAGCCGCCTGCGCCGCCGCTGCTACCGGGCGCCAACACCAGCGAGGCCGCGGGGACGGGGCCGCCCTGCGCCGGCGGCCTGGCCGGGGGCGACATCAAGATGGAG GAGTCTTTTGATGATGCGTCTTTggcaaagcaaaaagaaatccagGAAACAGATCCTACATATGAAGAGAAAATG CAAACAGACAGAGCAAACAGATTTGAATATCTCTTGAAGCAGACTGAGCTCTTTGCTCATTTCATTCAGCCTGCTGCTCAGAAAACTCCAACTTcacctttaaaaatgaaacctgGACGTCCACGAATAAAGAAGGATGAGAAACAGAATTTACTGTCAGCTGGCGA CTATCGGCACCGTAGAACAgagcaggaagaggatgaggagctgTTAACAGAAAGCTCCAAGACAACAAATGTCTGCACTCGATTTGAAGAATCTCCATCAT ATGTGAAATGGGGAAAGCTGCGTGATTACCAGATCCGAGGACTGAACTGGCTCATTTCTCTGTATGAAAATGGCATCAATGGCATCCTGGCAGATGAAATG GGTCTTGGGAAGACACTGCAAACAATTTCTCTTCTTGGCTATATGAAGCACTACAGAAACATTCCTGGACCTCACATGGTGTTAGTTCCTAAGTCCACTCTGCAGAACTGGATGAATGAATTCAAGAGATGGGTACCAACACTTCGAGCAGTTTGTTTGATTGGTGACAAAGACCAGCGA GCTGCCTTTGTGAGAGATgtgttgctgcctggagaatgGGATGTCTGTGTAACATCATATGAAATGCTTATCAAAGAGAAGTCAGTATTCAAAAAGTTCAACTGGAGATACCTTGTTATAGATGAGGCCCACaggattaaaaatgaaaaatcaaag TTATCAGAAATTGTAAGGGAATTCAAGACTACCAACCGACTGCTATTAACTGGAACTCCACTTCAGAACAATTTACATGAACTCTGGGCACTTCTCAACTTCCTTTTGCCAGATGTCTTTAACTCAGCTGAA GATTTTGATTCGTGGTTTGATACCAACAACTGTCTAGGGGATCAAAAACTGGTGGAGCGCCTTCATATG GTGCTACGACCATTCCTTCTCCGTCGCATCAAGGCTGATGTGGAGAAAAGCTTGCCTCCAAAGAAGGAAGTTAAAATTTATGTGGGCCTCAGCAAAATGCAGCGAGAATG GTATACCCGAATCCTGATGAAGGATATAGATATCCTGAACTCAGCTGGGAAGCTGGACAAGATGAGACTGCTGAACATCCTGATGCAGCTGCGGAAATGCTGCAATCACCCGTACCTCTTtgatggagcagagcctggcccacCTTACACAACAGACATGCATTTGGTCACTAACAGTGGCAAGATGGTAGTTCTAGACAAATTGCTACCTAAGTTGAAAGAACAAG GCTCAAGGGTTCTAATCTTCAGTCAGATGACAAGAGTTCTGGATATTTTGGAAGATTACTGTATGTGGAGAAATTACGAATATTGCAGACTGGATGGACAAACTCCTCACAATGAGCGACAG gCTTCCATTAATGCATTCAACGATCCTGACAGCTCAAAATTTGTGTTCATGTTGAGTACACGAGCAGGAGGTCTTGGAATCAATCTGGCTACTGCTGATGTTGTAATTCTCTATGATtcagactggaatccacaagTAGATCTCCAGGCTATG GATCGAGCGCACAGAATTGGGCAGACCAAGACTGTCCGTGTGTTCAGGTTTATTACAGACAATACCGTGGAGGAAAGGATAGTGGAGCGTGCAGAAATGAAACTGCGCCTGGATTCCATAGTCATCCAGCAAG GAAGATTGGTGGATCAAAACCTGAATAAACTTGGAAAGGATGAAATGCTGCAAATGATCAGACATGGAGCAACACACGTGTTTGCTTCAAAGGATAGTGAGATTACAGATGAAGATATTGATCACATTTTGGAAAGAGGGGCAAAGAAG ACTGCGGAAATGAACGAAAAACTTTCAAAGATGGGTGAAAGCTCCCTTAGGAATTTTACTATGGATACTGAATCTAGCGTGTATAATTTTGAAGGGGAAGactacagagaaaaacagaag ttGGCATTTACAGAGTGGATTGAACCAcctaaaagagaaagaaaagccaatTATGCTGTGGATGCTTACTTCAGAGAGGCTCTTCGAGTCAGTGAACCAAAAGCACCCAAG GCTCCACGGCCTCCAAAACAGCCAAATGTACAGGACTTCCAGTTCTTTCCTCCTCGCCTGTTTGAACTGTTGGAAAAAGAGATTCTCTACTACAGGAAAACAATTGGTTACAAG GTACCTCGTAATCCTGATCTCCCAAATGCAGCCCAAGCACAAAAGGAAGAGCAGCTTAAGATTGATGAGGCTGAACCTCTTAATGATgaagaactggaagaaaaagagaaacttcTAACCCAG GGCTTCACTAACTGGAATAAGAGAGATTTCAACCAGTTCATCAAAGCCAATGAGAAATGGGGCCGTGATGACATTGAAAATATAGCACGAGAAGTCGAAGGAAAAACCCCAGAGGAAGTCATTGAGTATTCAG CTGTGTTCTGGGAAAGATGCAATGAACTCCAAGACATAGAGAAGATCATGGCTCAGATTGAAAGAGGAGAAGCTAGAATTCAGAGACGAATCAGCATAAAAAAGGCTCTCGATACAAAG aTTGGGAGATATAAAGCCCCTTTCCACCAACTAAGAATATCCTATGGTACTAATAAAGGGAAGAATTACACCGAAGAGGAGGATCGCTTCCTAATCTGTATGCTTCACAAACTAGGATTTGATAAAGAAAATGTCTATGATGAATTAAGACAATGTATCCGAAACTCGCCGCAATTCAGATTTGACTGGTTTCTCAAGTCCAGAACTGCAatg GAGCTACAAAGGAGGTGTAATACTTTAATCACACTcattgaaagagaaaacatggaactggaagaaaaggaaaaggcagaaaagaagaaacGTGGACCAAAACCATCTTCA GCACAGAAGCGCAAAATGGATGGCACTCCTGATGGGCgtgggagaaaaaagaagctAAAGTTGTGA
- the LOC118686687 gene encoding SWI/SNF-related matrix-associated actin-dependent regulator of chromatin subfamily A member 5 isoform X2, with the protein MSAGQPPPQPDEPPAPPLLPGANTSEAAGTGPPCAGGLAGGDIKMEESFDDASLAKQKEIQETDPTYEEKMQTDRANRFEYLLKQTELFAHFIQPAAQKTPTSPLKMKPGRPRIKKDEKQNLLSAGDYRHRRTEQEEDEELLTESSKTTNVCTRFEESPSYVKWGKLRDYQIRGLNWLISLYENGINGILADEMGLGKTLQTISLLGYMKHYRNIPGPHMVLVPKSTLQNWMNEFKRWVPTLRAVCLIGDKDQRAAFVRDVLLPGEWDVCVTSYEMLIKEKSVFKKFNWRYLVIDEAHRIKNEKSKLSEIVREFKTTNRLLLTGTPLQNNLHELWALLNFLLPDVFNSAEDFDSWFDTNNCLGDQKLVERLHMVLRPFLLRRIKADVEKSLPPKKEVKIYVGLSKMQREWYTRILMKDIDILNSAGKLDKMRLLNILMQLRKCCNHPYLFDGAEPGPPYTTDMHLVTNSGKMVVLDKLLPKLKEQGSRVLIFSQMTRVLDILEDYCMWRNYEYCRLDGQTPHNERQASINAFNDPDSSKFVFMLSTRAGGLGINLATADVVILYDSDWNPQVDLQAMDRAHRIGQTKTVRVFRFITDNTVEERIVERAEMKLRLDSIVIQQGRLVDQNLNKLGKDEMLQMIRHGATHVFASKDSEITDEDIDHILERGAKKTAEMNEKLSKMGESSLRNFTMDTESSVYNFEGEDYREKQKLAFTEWIEPPKRERKANYAVDAYFREALRVSEPKAPKAPRPPKQPNVQDFQFFPPRLFELLEKEILYYRKTIGYKVPRNPDLPNAAQAQKEEQLKIDEAEPLNDEELEEKEKLLTQGFTNWNKRDFNQFIKANEKWGRDDIENIAREVEGKTPEEVIEYSAVFWERCNELQDIEKIMAQIERGEARIQRRISIKKALDTKELQRRCNTLITLIERENMELEEKEKAEKKKRGPKPSSAQKRKMDGTPDGRGRKKKLKL; encoded by the exons ATGTCCGCCGGgcagccgccgccgcagccGGACGAGCCGCCTGCGCCGCCGCTGCTACCGGGCGCCAACACCAGCGAGGCCGCGGGGACGGGGCCGCCCTGCGCCGGCGGCCTGGCCGGGGGCGACATCAAGATGGAG GAGTCTTTTGATGATGCGTCTTTggcaaagcaaaaagaaatccagGAAACAGATCCTACATATGAAGAGAAAATG CAAACAGACAGAGCAAACAGATTTGAATATCTCTTGAAGCAGACTGAGCTCTTTGCTCATTTCATTCAGCCTGCTGCTCAGAAAACTCCAACTTcacctttaaaaatgaaacctgGACGTCCACGAATAAAGAAGGATGAGAAACAGAATTTACTGTCAGCTGGCGA CTATCGGCACCGTAGAACAgagcaggaagaggatgaggagctgTTAACAGAAAGCTCCAAGACAACAAATGTCTGCACTCGATTTGAAGAATCTCCATCAT ATGTGAAATGGGGAAAGCTGCGTGATTACCAGATCCGAGGACTGAACTGGCTCATTTCTCTGTATGAAAATGGCATCAATGGCATCCTGGCAGATGAAATG GGTCTTGGGAAGACACTGCAAACAATTTCTCTTCTTGGCTATATGAAGCACTACAGAAACATTCCTGGACCTCACATGGTGTTAGTTCCTAAGTCCACTCTGCAGAACTGGATGAATGAATTCAAGAGATGGGTACCAACACTTCGAGCAGTTTGTTTGATTGGTGACAAAGACCAGCGA GCTGCCTTTGTGAGAGATgtgttgctgcctggagaatgGGATGTCTGTGTAACATCATATGAAATGCTTATCAAAGAGAAGTCAGTATTCAAAAAGTTCAACTGGAGATACCTTGTTATAGATGAGGCCCACaggattaaaaatgaaaaatcaaag TTATCAGAAATTGTAAGGGAATTCAAGACTACCAACCGACTGCTATTAACTGGAACTCCACTTCAGAACAATTTACATGAACTCTGGGCACTTCTCAACTTCCTTTTGCCAGATGTCTTTAACTCAGCTGAA GATTTTGATTCGTGGTTTGATACCAACAACTGTCTAGGGGATCAAAAACTGGTGGAGCGCCTTCATATG GTGCTACGACCATTCCTTCTCCGTCGCATCAAGGCTGATGTGGAGAAAAGCTTGCCTCCAAAGAAGGAAGTTAAAATTTATGTGGGCCTCAGCAAAATGCAGCGAGAATG GTATACCCGAATCCTGATGAAGGATATAGATATCCTGAACTCAGCTGGGAAGCTGGACAAGATGAGACTGCTGAACATCCTGATGCAGCTGCGGAAATGCTGCAATCACCCGTACCTCTTtgatggagcagagcctggcccacCTTACACAACAGACATGCATTTGGTCACTAACAGTGGCAAGATGGTAGTTCTAGACAAATTGCTACCTAAGTTGAAAGAACAAG GCTCAAGGGTTCTAATCTTCAGTCAGATGACAAGAGTTCTGGATATTTTGGAAGATTACTGTATGTGGAGAAATTACGAATATTGCAGACTGGATGGACAAACTCCTCACAATGAGCGACAG gCTTCCATTAATGCATTCAACGATCCTGACAGCTCAAAATTTGTGTTCATGTTGAGTACACGAGCAGGAGGTCTTGGAATCAATCTGGCTACTGCTGATGTTGTAATTCTCTATGATtcagactggaatccacaagTAGATCTCCAGGCTATG GATCGAGCGCACAGAATTGGGCAGACCAAGACTGTCCGTGTGTTCAGGTTTATTACAGACAATACCGTGGAGGAAAGGATAGTGGAGCGTGCAGAAATGAAACTGCGCCTGGATTCCATAGTCATCCAGCAAG GAAGATTGGTGGATCAAAACCTGAATAAACTTGGAAAGGATGAAATGCTGCAAATGATCAGACATGGAGCAACACACGTGTTTGCTTCAAAGGATAGTGAGATTACAGATGAAGATATTGATCACATTTTGGAAAGAGGGGCAAAGAAG ACTGCGGAAATGAACGAAAAACTTTCAAAGATGGGTGAAAGCTCCCTTAGGAATTTTACTATGGATACTGAATCTAGCGTGTATAATTTTGAAGGGGAAGactacagagaaaaacagaag ttGGCATTTACAGAGTGGATTGAACCAcctaaaagagaaagaaaagccaatTATGCTGTGGATGCTTACTTCAGAGAGGCTCTTCGAGTCAGTGAACCAAAAGCACCCAAG GCTCCACGGCCTCCAAAACAGCCAAATGTACAGGACTTCCAGTTCTTTCCTCCTCGCCTGTTTGAACTGTTGGAAAAAGAGATTCTCTACTACAGGAAAACAATTGGTTACAAG GTACCTCGTAATCCTGATCTCCCAAATGCAGCCCAAGCACAAAAGGAAGAGCAGCTTAAGATTGATGAGGCTGAACCTCTTAATGATgaagaactggaagaaaaagagaaacttcTAACCCAG GGCTTCACTAACTGGAATAAGAGAGATTTCAACCAGTTCATCAAAGCCAATGAGAAATGGGGCCGTGATGACATTGAAAATATAGCACGAGAAGTCGAAGGAAAAACCCCAGAGGAAGTCATTGAGTATTCAG CTGTGTTCTGGGAAAGATGCAATGAACTCCAAGACATAGAGAAGATCATGGCTCAGATTGAAAGAGGAGAAGCTAGAATTCAGAGACGAATCAGCATAAAAAAGGCTCTCGATACAAAG GAGCTACAAAGGAGGTGTAATACTTTAATCACACTcattgaaagagaaaacatggaactggaagaaaaggaaaaggcagaaaagaagaaacGTGGACCAAAACCATCTTCA GCACAGAAGCGCAAAATGGATGGCACTCCTGATGGGCgtgggagaaaaaagaagctAAAGTTGTGA